The sequence TTCCGGCGGTCCGCCGGCGACCGCGACGCGGGACTTCAGCCGCCCGGTGGCGATGTCGTGCGTGGTGGCGTCCAGGACCCGCACCGGCTTGAGCACCCAGCCGGTCAGCCTGAGCGCGGCGCCGACGGCGAGCAGCATGGCCGCGATCTCGCCGGCGCCGATGACCAGCCAGCCGCGCAGGATCCGGGAGCGCAGCTGCCCGGTGGGCGAGTCGGTGACCACGACCGCGACGACGTCCCCGTCCCGGATCACCGGCGAGGCGACGACGAGCCGGTTGCGCTGCCAGGGCCAGGCCTGCGGCGGATCGTGGCTGCGCCGGCTGAGCAGCGCCTCGTCGAACGCCCGGCGTACCTGGCCCGTGCTCGGGACGAACCAGTCGCCGGGCGCGTTGGCCATCGCCTCCGTGCGGTTGCGGTAGAAGACGCCCGCGCGGATGCCGTAGACGTCGTAGTAGCTCTCCAGCTCGCTGCGCAGGCTCGCCCGGCGCTCGTCGGTCGTGGTGCGGCGGGATCCGCCGGGCCCGTCGGTGACGAACTGGGCGAGCGCGGCGAACCGGGCCGTGTCGTCGATCCGGTCGACGACGACGCGTTGCTGCTGGGCGGCGGCCAGGCTGCCGGCGAGCGGGATGCCGAGCGCGAGCAGCACGGCCGCCAGCAGCACGATGAGCAGAGGGAGGAGACGTGTGCGCACCCGTCCCCGCTAGGCGGCCGGGGCGACGAGCCGGTAGCCGACGCCGCGTACGGTCTCGATCAGCGCGGGCATGCGCAGTTTGGCGCGCAGGGAGGCGACGTGCACCTCCAGGGTGCGGCCGGTGCCCTCCCAGCTGGTGCGCCAGACCTCGCTGATGATCTGCTCCCGCCGGAAGACCACGCCGGGCCGCTGCGCGAGCAGGGCGAGCAGGTCGAACTCCTTGCGGGTCAGCGGGACCACCGCGCCGTCCACGCTGACCTGGCGGGTGGGCAGTTCGATGCGGACGGCGCCGAGCAGCAGGGCGTCCTCGCCGCCGCCGGCGGGGTCCTCGTGGACGGTGCGCCGGCTGACGGCGTGGATCCGGGCGAGCAGTTCCCCGGTGTCGTACGGCTTGACGACGTAGTCGTCGGCGCCCAGGTTGAGGCCGTGGATGCGGGAGCGGACGTCGGAGCGGGCGGTGACCATGATCACCGGCGTGCTGGTGCGTTTGCGTATCTTGCCGCAGACCTCGTAGCCGTCCTGGTCGGGCAGGCCGAGGTCGAGCAGGACGACGCCGAAGCCGTTGCCCTCGGGGACGAGCGCCTGGAGGGCCTCCTCGCCGCTGCGCGCGTGGGTGACCTGGAAGCCATGGCGCGCCAGGACGGCCGACAGGGCCGCGGCGACGTGGTTGTCGTCCTCGACGAGCAGCAGTCTCATCCCCGCCCCCTCCGGTTCAGCGGTCGTACGGTCTCGGTTTCCGTCCGCCTTGTAGATCACAGGCACGCGCGCGTGCACCATGGCAGTGACGCCGATGGACTAGGACGGCGTCAAGGGCCTTCAGGTTGCCCGCGTCTTCCGTTATCCGGCCGATACGCGCGCGGACCGCAAGTGCTACGACATGTGTCCGGTTGCTACCGGATCGTGATGCTCAGATCTCCCTCAGATGTGATGACGCAGGTCACAGCCCCTCACTACTGTCCTCGGATACCCGAGGAGGACGGAGCCTGAGAGCGATGACCAAAGTAACGGTGGCCAAGGAAGACGTGGCCGCGTCCGACGAACTGGTCGTCCTGAAGAGCGTCAACAAGCACTTCGGCGCGTTGCACGTGCTCCAGGACATCGACCTGACGATCGCCCGCGGCGAGGTCGTCGTGGTCATCGGGCCCTCCGGGTCCGGCAAGTCGACGCTGTGCCGCACCATCAACCGCCTGGAGACGATCGATTCGGGCACCATCACGATCGACGGCAAGCCTCTGCCGCACGAGGGCCGGGAGCTGGCGCGGCTGCGGGCGGACGTCGGGATGGTGTTCCAGTCGTTCAACCTGTTCGCGCACAAGACCGTGCTCGAGAACGTGATGCTGGGCCAGGTCAAGGTCCGCAAGGCGGACAAGAAGCAGGCCGAGGAGAAGGCCCGGTCGCTGCTGGACCGGGTCGGCGTGGGCACCCAGGCCGACAAGTACCCGGCGCAGCTGTCCGGCGGTCAGCAGCAGCGGGTCGCGATCGCGCGGGCGCTGGCGATGGACCCGAAGGTCATGCTGTTCGACGAGCCGACCTCCGCTCTCGACCCCGAGATGATCAACGAGGTCCTGGAGGTCATGCAGCAGCTCGCGCGCGAGGGCATGACGATGATCGTCGTCACGCACGAGATGGGCTTCGCGCGGTCGGCCGCGAACCGGGTCGTCTTCATGGCGGACGGCAGGATCGTCGAACAATCCTCGCCCGACCAGTTCTTCAGCAACCCGCGCAGCGACCGGGCCAAGGACTTCCTGTCCAAGATCCTGCACCACTGACCGGCCCGGCCCCCGCCACCCGCGCCTCAGGGACTCGTTCCTCACCACTCAGAAGGATGTTCACGATGAAGCTCCGCAAGGTCACCGCCGCCTCGGCCGTCCTCCTCGCCCTCTCCGTGACCGCCACCGCGTGCGGCGGCGACAAGGACGACAAGGGCTCCGGCGATGGCAAGAAGATCACCATCGGCATCAAGTTCGACCAGCCGGGCATCGGCCAGAAGACGCCGCAGGGTTACGCGGGCTTCGACGTCGACGTGGCCACCTATGTCGCCAAGAAGCTCGGCTACAAGGAGGACCAGATCGAGTGGAAGGAGTCGAAGAGCGCCGACCGCGAGACCATGCTCCAGCGCGGTGACGTCGACTTCATCACCGCCTCCTACTCGATCACCCCGGAGCGCCAGAAGCTGGTCGACTTCGCCGGCCCGTACCTGCTCGCCCACCAGGACGTGCTGGTCCGCGCGGACGACACCTCCATCAAGTCGCCGGCGGACCTGAACAAGGCGCGCCTGTGTTCGGTCACCGGCTCGACCTCGGCGCAGAACGTCAAGGAGAAGCTGGCCCCCAAGGCGCAGCTCCAGAAGTACCCGACGTACTCCGCCTGCCTGACCGGTCTGCAGAACAAGGCGATCGACGCGCTGACCACGGACGACTCGATCCTCGCCGGCTACGCCTCGCAGTCCCAGTTCAAGGGCAAGTTCAAGCTCGGCGGCCTGAAGATGACGAACGAGAACTACGGCATCGGCGTCAAGAAGGGCAGCGACCTCAAGGACAAGATCAACAAGGCCCTCGAGGCGATGGTCTCCGACGGCTCCTGGCAGCAGGCCGTGGACAAGAACTTCGGCCCGGCCGGCTACAAGAACGAGTCCGCCCCGAAGATCGGCGAGATCAAGAGCTGAGGCAACGCCCGGCGGGTGCGCCGTCCCCGAGGGCGGCGCACCCGGGCATCCCTACACGCGGAAGCGCGGGAGAACGTGTTCGACTTTCTTGACGACTACGACGTACTGGGCGCCTTCTGGACGACGGTGCAGCTGACCCTGCTGTCCGCCGTGGGCTCCCTGATCTGGGGCACCCTGCTGGCCGCCATGCGGGTGGGCCCGGTGCCGTTGATGCGCGGCTTCGGCACCGCCTACGTGAACATCGTGCGGAACATCCCGCTCACGGTGATCATCCTGTTCTCCTCGCTCGGCCTGTACTCGACGCTGGGCGTCAGCCTCGGCGCCAGCGACAACATCGACACGGTCAACTTCCGGCTGGCGGTGCTGGGGCTGATCGTCTACACGTCGGCGTTCGTGTGCGAGGCGATCCGGTCCGGCATCAACACGGTGCCGGTCGGCCAGGCGGAGGCCGCGCGCGCCATCGGCCTGGGCTTCTCCCAGGTGCTGTTCCTGGTCGTGCTGCCGCAGGCCTTCCGGGCGGCCGTCGGCCCGCTGACCAACGTGCTGATCGCGTTGACCAAGAACACGACGGTGGCGGCGGCGATCGGCGTCGCCGAGGCGGCGCTGGTGATGAAGGACATGGTCGAGAAGGAGGCGCAGCTGCTGCTGATCTCCGCGATCATCGCCTTCGGCTTCTGCTGCCTGACCCTGCCGACCGGCCTGATCCTCGGCTGGGTGGGCAAGAAGGTGGCGGTGAAGCGATGACTTCGATCCTGTACGACGCCCAGGGGCCGCGCGCCAAGCGGCGCAACATCCTCTACACGGTGCTCTTCCTCGTCGCGCTCGCGGCCGTCGTCTGGTGGGTGTACACCGCCCTCGACGAGAAGAACCAGCTGGCCTGGGCGCTGTGGAAGCCGTACCTCGGCGGCGGTACCGAGGCGTACTCGGCCTACATATGGCCGGGCCTGGAGAACACCCTGAAGGCCGCGGCGCTGTCGATGGTCATCGCGCTGCCCCTGGGCGCCGTCCTCGGTATAGCGCGGCTGTCGGACCACGTCTGGGTGCGGGTGCCGGCGGCGGTCGTCGTGGAGTTCTTCCGCGCGATCCCCGTCCTGGTCCTGATGATCTTCGGCCTGGCGCTGTTCGCCCAGTACACCGACGTGAACTCGGACGACCGTCCGCTCTACGCGGTCGTCACCGGCCTGGTGCTGTACAACGCGTCGGTCCTCGCCGAGATCGTCCGCGCGGGCATCCTCGCGCTGCCGAAGGGCCAGTCCGAGGCGGCCATGGCGATCGGCCTGCGCAAGGGGCAGGTGATGCGGGTCATCCTGCTGCCGCAGGCGGTCACCACGATGCTGCCGGCGATCGTCAGCCAGCTGGTGGTCATCGTCAAGGACACCGCGCTCGGCGGCGCCGTCCTCACCTTCCCCGAGCTGCTCGCCTCGGCGAACACCATGAGCGGCTACTACGGCGCCAACACCATCGCCTCCTTCACGGTCGTCGCCGTGATCTACGTGGTCATCAACTTCTCGCTGACCTCGTTCGCGAGCTGGCTGGAGGGCCGGCTGCGGCGGCGCAAGAAGTCGACCGGCGCGATGCTGAGCGTCGACGACATGGCCGACATCCCGGGTCACGCGGGCACCGGAACCTCGGCCTGACGGCAAGTCAGACCCGAACGCACCACTCGGGGGCAGCGGCATGATCGCCACTGCCCCCGGTCGCTTGACGCGAACTCTGCCAATGGGTTGCATACGTTTTGTGATCGTGCACCCCGCTCCTCCTTCCTGTTCACTTGTCTTCGTCAGGGCATCGTCACGGGCAGGGGGCGCCGCGTCATGGACCCGGTGATCATTGTCGGAGCGGGACCCGTCGGACTGACGCTCGCCCTGCTGCTGACCCGTCAGAACGTCCCCGTCGTCGTCCTG comes from Streptomyces sp. SCL15-4 and encodes:
- a CDS encoding glutamate ABC transporter substrate-binding protein, whose protein sequence is MKLRKVTAASAVLLALSVTATACGGDKDDKGSGDGKKITIGIKFDQPGIGQKTPQGYAGFDVDVATYVAKKLGYKEDQIEWKESKSADRETMLQRGDVDFITASYSITPERQKLVDFAGPYLLAHQDVLVRADDTSIKSPADLNKARLCSVTGSTSAQNVKEKLAPKAQLQKYPTYSACLTGLQNKAIDALTTDDSILAGYASQSQFKGKFKLGGLKMTNENYGIGVKKGSDLKDKINKALEAMVSDGSWQQAVDKNFGPAGYKNESAPKIGEIKS
- a CDS encoding amino acid ABC transporter permease, producing the protein MFDFLDDYDVLGAFWTTVQLTLLSAVGSLIWGTLLAAMRVGPVPLMRGFGTAYVNIVRNIPLTVIILFSSLGLYSTLGVSLGASDNIDTVNFRLAVLGLIVYTSAFVCEAIRSGINTVPVGQAEAARAIGLGFSQVLFLVVLPQAFRAAVGPLTNVLIALTKNTTVAAAIGVAEAALVMKDMVEKEAQLLLISAIIAFGFCCLTLPTGLILGWVGKKVAVKR
- a CDS encoding response regulator transcription factor, whose protein sequence is MRLLLVEDDNHVAAALSAVLARHGFQVTHARSGEEALQALVPEGNGFGVVLLDLGLPDQDGYEVCGKIRKRTSTPVIMVTARSDVRSRIHGLNLGADDYVVKPYDTGELLARIHAVSRRTVHEDPAGGGEDALLLGAVRIELPTRQVSVDGAVVPLTRKEFDLLALLAQRPGVVFRREQIISEVWRTSWEGTGRTLEVHVASLRAKLRMPALIETVRGVGYRLVAPAA
- a CDS encoding amino acid ABC transporter ATP-binding protein, with the translated sequence MTKVTVAKEDVAASDELVVLKSVNKHFGALHVLQDIDLTIARGEVVVVIGPSGSGKSTLCRTINRLETIDSGTITIDGKPLPHEGRELARLRADVGMVFQSFNLFAHKTVLENVMLGQVKVRKADKKQAEEKARSLLDRVGVGTQADKYPAQLSGGQQQRVAIARALAMDPKVMLFDEPTSALDPEMINEVLEVMQQLAREGMTMIVVTHEMGFARSAANRVVFMADGRIVEQSSPDQFFSNPRSDRAKDFLSKILHH
- a CDS encoding amino acid ABC transporter permease, yielding MTSILYDAQGPRAKRRNILYTVLFLVALAAVVWWVYTALDEKNQLAWALWKPYLGGGTEAYSAYIWPGLENTLKAAALSMVIALPLGAVLGIARLSDHVWVRVPAAVVVEFFRAIPVLVLMIFGLALFAQYTDVNSDDRPLYAVVTGLVLYNASVLAEIVRAGILALPKGQSEAAMAIGLRKGQVMRVILLPQAVTTMLPAIVSQLVVIVKDTALGGAVLTFPELLASANTMSGYYGANTIASFTVVAVIYVVINFSLTSFASWLEGRLRRRKKSTGAMLSVDDMADIPGHAGTGTSA